From one Bacillus sp. (in: firmicutes) genomic stretch:
- the mgsA gene encoding methylglyoxal synthase yields MNIALIAHDKKKDDMVQFVIAYEPILKQHTLYATGTTGKRILEATNLQVHRFQSGPLGGDQQIGALIAKNEMDIVIFFRDPLTAQPHEPDVSALIRLCDVYQIPLATNMGTAEILIHGLQRGDLQWRNVHKRNGG; encoded by the coding sequence GTGAACATTGCGCTTATTGCTCACGATAAAAAAAAGGATGACATGGTACAATTTGTGATTGCCTATGAACCGATTTTAAAACAACATACGTTATATGCAACAGGGACAACGGGTAAGCGGATATTGGAAGCTACTAATTTGCAAGTCCACCGATTCCAGTCTGGACCATTAGGTGGAGATCAACAAATCGGAGCGTTAATTGCTAAAAATGAAATGGATATCGTTATCTTCTTTCGCGATCCATTAACAGCTCAACCTCACGAACCCGATGTATCAGCATTAATTCGTTTATGTGATGTGTACCAAATCCCGTTAGCAACCAACATGGGAACCGCTGAAATTTTAATTCACGGGTTACAAAGGGGAGACCTACAATGGCGAAATGTACATAAAAGAAACGGAGGCTAA
- a CDS encoding YitT family protein has product MFGLRWKNTLFILIGSAIFSFGIVHFNMQNNLAEGGFTGITLLLYFIFGIDPSYTNLALNIPLFFIGWRLLGRNAFFYTLIGTLAVSIFLWVFQRLQLNIPLEGDLFLAALFAGVSIGIGLGIIFRFGGTTGGVDIIARLAFKYLGWSMGKTMFLFDAVVITLSLITYLDYREAMYTLVAVFVGARVIDFMQEGAYAARGAMIISEKHEKIADTILEQMDRGVTVLKGYGSFTKQPREVLYCVVGKNEIVRLKNIITSVDPHAFVSVTVVHDVLGEGFTLDENKNPIE; this is encoded by the coding sequence ATGTTCGGATTACGTTGGAAAAATACTTTATTTATTTTAATAGGTTCAGCTATTTTTTCTTTTGGCATCGTTCATTTTAATATGCAAAATAATTTAGCCGAAGGTGGATTTACGGGTATTACGTTATTGCTTTATTTTATTTTTGGAATTGACCCTTCCTATACTAATTTAGCGTTAAACATTCCACTCTTTTTCATTGGTTGGCGATTATTAGGGAGAAACGCGTTTTTTTATACGCTAATCGGAACATTGGCTGTTTCGATTTTTTTATGGGTGTTTCAACGTTTGCAATTAAACATTCCACTTGAAGGAGATTTATTTTTAGCTGCTCTTTTTGCGGGTGTATCCATTGGAATTGGATTAGGAATTATTTTTCGGTTTGGTGGAACGACAGGCGGTGTTGATATTATTGCCCGATTGGCCTTTAAATATCTTGGCTGGAGTATGGGAAAAACGATGTTTTTATTCGATGCCGTTGTTATTACGTTATCGTTAATTACATATTTAGACTATCGGGAAGCGATGTACACGTTAGTAGCTGTTTTTGTCGGGGCTCGTGTCATTGATTTTATGCAAGAAGGTGCTTATGCAGCAAGGGGTGCGATGATCATTTCTGAAAAGCACGAGAAAATAGCTGATACGATTTTAGAGCAGATGGATCGAGGCGTCACCGTATTAAAAGGATATGGATCGTTTACGAAACAACCTCGTGAAGTGTTATATTGTGTTGTCGGCAAAAATGAAATCGTTCGCTTAAAAAATATTATTACTTCTGTTGACCCCCATGCATTTGTTTCTGTTACGGTTGTTCATGACGTATTAGGCGAAGGGTTTACGTTAGATGAAAACAAAAACCCGATAGAATAA
- the ypjB gene encoding sporulation protein YpjB — MKKVTIIVILWFLLTGITWFSHTTLAESNESLGQLDEIADEALALTKLGKYEEAKRLLEYFSNKFTTVTIQERLFSMDELRILTATHNQALSALTNMSLTPEERLNKVTTFRLVMDALVTQYQPLWTEMEDSIMTAFQQVEQAAQEGDSLLYHQHLNSFLSKYSVIQPSLKVDIPVQTVQKLDAQIAFIDRYRTEVLTDRDSHNQLTNLRNDLQYLFNNTTEDEADPSLWWVIISTGSIIIVTLSYVGWRKYKGNEQKKKQEQND; from the coding sequence ATGAAGAAGGTTACTATAATAGTAATTTTGTGGTTTCTATTGACCGGGATTACTTGGTTTTCACATACTACATTGGCTGAATCAAATGAATCGTTAGGACAACTTGACGAGATCGCTGACGAAGCATTAGCTTTAACGAAACTAGGAAAATATGAAGAGGCCAAACGGTTGCTTGAATATTTTTCAAATAAATTTACAACTGTAACAATCCAAGAGCGATTGTTTTCTATGGATGAGTTACGGATTTTAACAGCGACTCATAACCAAGCGCTTTCGGCCTTAACAAACATGTCACTAACGCCAGAAGAGCGCTTGAATAAAGTAACAACATTCCGACTCGTTATGGATGCACTCGTTACTCAATACCAACCGTTATGGACGGAAATGGAAGATTCGATTATGACCGCCTTTCAACAAGTAGAACAAGCGGCTCAAGAAGGAGATTCCTTATTGTATCATCAACATTTAAATTCTTTTTTATCGAAATATAGTGTCATTCAACCGAGTTTAAAAGTAGATATTCCTGTCCAAACCGTACAAAAATTGGATGCCCAAATTGCATTTATCGACCGTTATCGTACAGAAGTTCTTACTGATAGAGATTCACACAATCAATTAACGAATTTACGTAACGATTTACAGTATTTATTTAACAATACGACAGAAGATGAAGCCGATCCATCCTTATGGTGGGTCATTATCTCTACTGGTAGTATTATCATAGTTACATTATCTTACGTCGGTTGGAGAAAATATAAAGGAAATGAACAGAAAAAGAAACAAGAGCAAAATGATTGA
- a CDS encoding c-type cytochrome, whose protein sequence is MHRGKGMKFVGDSRVSAERKPNIPKDYSEYPGKTEAFWPNFLLKEWLVGSVFLIGYLCLTVAHPSPLERVADPTDTGYIPLPDWYFLFLYQLLKYTYASGPYNVIGAIVIPGIAFGALLLAPFIDKGPHRRPTKRPFATGFMLLAVAATIYLTWESAVAVDWEAREAQGKIVAEVEIDKEAEGYKIYQENGCINCHGDNLQGGAAPALVDTGLTPEEVADIAVNGKAPGMPAGLFKGTDEDLQKLAEFISGLKAE, encoded by the coding sequence ATGCATCGCGGTAAAGGCATGAAGTTCGTTGGGGACTCTCGCGTCTCTGCTGAACGAAAGCCAAATATTCCGAAAGATTACTCGGAATATCCAGGTAAAACGGAAGCGTTTTGGCCAAACTTCTTATTAAAAGAATGGCTTGTCGGTTCCGTGTTTTTAATCGGTTATTTATGTTTAACGGTCGCCCACCCGTCTCCGCTTGAGCGTGTGGCGGATCCGACTGATACAGGATACATTCCGTTACCAGACTGGTACTTCTTATTCCTTTATCAATTACTGAAGTATACGTACGCTTCTGGTCCATACAACGTGATTGGTGCGATTGTTATTCCTGGTATCGCCTTTGGTGCCCTGCTATTAGCACCGTTCATTGATAAAGGGCCACATCGTCGTCCGACGAAACGTCCATTTGCAACAGGTTTTATGTTACTGGCAGTTGCAGCAACCATTTATCTTACTTGGGAGTCTGCTGTTGCAGTTGACTGGGAAGCACGCGAAGCACAAGGTAAAATTGTTGCTGAAGTAGAAATTGATAAAGAAGCAGAAGGCTACAAAATTTATCAAGAAAATGGATGTATCAACTGTCACGGAGATAATTTACAAGGTGGAGCTGCTCCTGCACTAGTTGACACAGGATTAACACCTGAAGAAGTGGCTGACATCGCTGTGAACGGTAAAGCGCCAGGCATGCCAGCTGGACTATTTAAAGGTACAGACGAAGATCTTCAAAAATTAGCAGAGTTTATCTCCGGTTTAAAAGCTGAATAA
- the bshB1 gene encoding bacillithiol biosynthesis deacetylase BshB1 codes for MNTPIDVLCFGAHADDVEIGMGGTIAKLASVGKRIVICDLTEAELSSNGTVERRKKEAQHAAHILGVEKRITLPLKDRGLYLTDEHIRLVVDVIREYRPTVVFAPYWEDRHPDHGNCSKLVDEAVFSAGIRKFISSYDAHKVKKVFYYMINGFYRPHVAFDISPFIEKKIQSLKAYESQFTLSPDGVATPLTDGYIEAVTARERILGKEVGVRYAEGFMTKQPVLLHHDLLGDDQCD; via the coding sequence ATGAATACACCAATCGATGTTTTATGCTTTGGGGCCCATGCTGACGATGTGGAGATTGGAATGGGCGGAACGATTGCCAAGCTCGCTTCGGTGGGGAAAAGAATCGTTATTTGTGATCTGACCGAAGCAGAGCTATCCTCCAACGGAACCGTTGAACGAAGAAAAAAAGAAGCGCAACATGCCGCCCATATTCTTGGTGTAGAAAAACGAATCACATTGCCATTAAAAGATCGGGGGCTTTATTTGACGGACGAACATATTCGATTGGTCGTCGATGTCATCCGTGAGTACCGGCCAACCGTTGTTTTCGCCCCGTACTGGGAAGATCGGCATCCTGATCATGGCAACTGCTCCAAATTAGTGGATGAAGCGGTATTTTCTGCAGGGATACGTAAATTTATATCCTCTTATGATGCCCATAAAGTAAAAAAGGTCTTCTATTACATGATTAATGGCTTTTATCGACCGCATGTAGCATTTGACATCTCTCCGTTTATCGAAAAGAAAATTCAAAGCTTAAAAGCGTATGAAAGCCAATTTACATTATCTCCTGATGGTGTCGCGACCCCTTTAACAGATGGGTATATTGAGGCTGTTACGGCTAGAGAACGAATTCTCGGAAAAGAAGTGGGAGTTCGTTATGCGGAAGGGTTTATGACAAAGCAGCCAGTGTTATTACATCATGATTTGCTAGGTGATGATCAATGCGATTAA
- a CDS encoding YpiF family protein has translation MNWNGKDVETYFKEKQFVDTAIIPLLPLRFDEGGMKQAAQQGEFIQLLSTYLEKQFKGRLFLFPPFSYLEQEKEKGERLRKWEEQCKQQGFVHVFYLTSDPEWKTYEDLLQGTVLWVPSVPLEHVDRQFKHSLMNDQVKQLIQLIVHKWQHQP, from the coding sequence ATGAATTGGAATGGAAAAGATGTAGAAACTTATTTTAAAGAAAAACAATTTGTTGACACAGCCATCATCCCTCTTCTTCCACTTCGTTTCGATGAAGGAGGAATGAAACAAGCTGCACAACAAGGAGAATTTATTCAATTATTATCTACATATTTAGAAAAACAATTTAAGGGGAGATTGTTTCTTTTTCCTCCGTTTAGTTACCTCGAGCAGGAAAAAGAAAAAGGAGAACGTCTCCGTAAATGGGAAGAACAATGTAAACAACAGGGTTTTGTGCATGTATTTTATCTAACTTCAGACCCTGAATGGAAAACGTATGAAGATTTATTACAGGGAACAGTGCTATGGGTTCCTTCCGTACCACTTGAGCATGTTGACCGGCAATTTAAACATTCGCTGATGAACGACCAAGTGAAACAGTTGATTCAACTTATCGTTCATAAGTGGCAACATCAACCATAA
- a CDS encoding 4-hydroxy-tetrahydrodipicolinate reductase → MSQIRVAIAGPRGKMGREAVKMVQQTDHFELVAVLDRKHDGQLLSDIPDFPGVNVPIYTNIDQLFQNESVDVFIDLTTPEVGYIHTKTALMYGVRPVVGTTGFTNEQLEELKQLAEEKKLGCIIAPNFAIGAVLMMKFAQMAAKYLPDVEIIEMHHDQKLDAPSGTAVKTAQLIQEVRSPKTQGHPDEKETLSGARGANIEGMRIHSVRLPGLIAHQQVMFGGEGQSLTIRHDSYHRGSFMTGVKHCVETIMHLETLVYGLEHIMD, encoded by the coding sequence ATGAGTCAAATTCGCGTTGCCATCGCGGGACCACGCGGTAAAATGGGCAGAGAAGCAGTGAAAATGGTTCAACAAACGGATCATTTTGAACTAGTGGCTGTATTAGACCGAAAACACGATGGTCAACTATTAAGTGACATACCAGATTTTCCGGGAGTAAATGTTCCGATTTATACAAACATCGACCAATTGTTTCAAAACGAAAGCGTGGATGTCTTTATTGATTTGACGACACCGGAAGTAGGTTACATACATACGAAAACGGCATTAATGTATGGAGTTCGCCCAGTTGTAGGTACGACGGGCTTTACAAATGAGCAGTTAGAAGAACTAAAACAATTAGCGGAAGAAAAAAAACTCGGATGTATTATTGCTCCAAACTTTGCGATCGGTGCGGTATTGATGATGAAGTTTGCTCAAATGGCCGCCAAATATTTACCGGATGTTGAAATTATTGAAATGCATCATGACCAAAAGCTTGATGCTCCATCAGGAACAGCAGTGAAAACAGCACAATTAATTCAAGAAGTACGTTCACCAAAGACTCAAGGTCACCCCGATGAAAAAGAAACGCTTTCCGGAGCAAGAGGGGCAAATATTGAAGGGATGCGGATTCATAGTGTCCGTTTACCAGGATTAATTGCCCATCAGCAAGTCATGTTTGGTGGAGAAGGACAATCGTTAACGATCCGTCATGATTCGTATCACCGAGGGTCTTTTATGACAGGAGTTAAGCATTGCGTGGAAACAATTATGCACTTAGAAACGTTGGTGTACGGGTTAGAGCATATTATGGATTAA
- a CDS encoding nucleotide pyrophosphohydrolase, whose protein sequence is MDLEKQKTVAQLQQEVDAYIGQFKEGYFSPLAMLARLTEELGELAREINHYYGEKPKKKTEKEKTIEEEIGDLLFVLICLANSLNIDLQSAHDMVMEKFQTRDKDRWTRKEDK, encoded by the coding sequence ATGGACTTGGAGAAGCAAAAAACTGTCGCACAGCTTCAACAAGAAGTCGATGCGTATATTGGTCAATTTAAAGAAGGATATTTTTCACCATTAGCTATGTTAGCAAGGCTGACCGAAGAGCTCGGAGAATTAGCGAGAGAAATTAATCATTATTATGGAGAAAAACCTAAGAAAAAAACGGAAAAAGAAAAAACGATTGAAGAAGAAATTGGTGATTTACTTTTCGTATTAATCTGTTTAGCGAATTCGTTAAATATCGATTTACAGTCAGCGCATGACATGGTCATGGAAAAGTTTCAAACGAGAGATAAAGATCGTTGGACAAGAAAGGAGGACAAATGA
- a CDS encoding ubiquinol-cytochrome c reductase iron-sulfur subunit — MSKHRVSRRQFLNYTLTGVGGFMAAGMLMPMVRFAVDPVLQPKGAGDFHPTKLKVDEITNEPQRVDFSYEQKDAWYVSEVTNTAWVYKNEKGEIVALSPICKHLGCTVNWNGDQKHQNMFYCPCHNGLYEKNGKNVPGTPPTAPLDAYPTKVVDGYLYLGKPKANPFV; from the coding sequence ATGAGCAAACATCGTGTATCACGTCGTCAATTCCTTAACTATACGCTTACAGGAGTAGGCGGATTTATGGCAGCAGGAATGTTGATGCCAATGGTTCGTTTTGCGGTGGATCCTGTATTACAACCAAAGGGTGCAGGTGATTTTCATCCAACTAAATTGAAAGTGGATGAAATTACGAACGAACCTCAACGTGTAGACTTCTCATACGAGCAAAAAGATGCATGGTATGTTTCAGAAGTTACGAACACAGCTTGGGTATATAAAAATGAAAAAGGGGAAATCGTTGCCCTCTCTCCAATTTGTAAACACCTTGGCTGTACAGTAAACTGGAACGGAGATCAAAAACATCAAAACATGTTCTACTGTCCTTGTCATAACGGGCTTTATGAGAAGAATGGTAAGAACGTACCTGGTACACCTCCAACCGCTCCGTTGGATGCATACCCAACAAAAGTGGTGGATGGTTACCTTTATTTAGGTAAACCAAAGGCAAATCCATTTGTGTAA
- a CDS encoding YpiB family protein — MNTPVSVNEKKEFIRWFLNHYQLKRRECVWILNYLMSHDQLMEKVHFVEDAQYCPRGLIMSTHCVDDAPFRFYKENVMTTDAEKSFHDIRLNKDENIYIQLNFRSARTSHQYAAVLEENPYVPKNIHITEEDRILAEQFLKMCIKDFQKNRLLKEIDQALDQKDEHRFQELVQQLNRLQPKRSEKNHS, encoded by the coding sequence ATGAACACCCCTGTATCTGTCAATGAGAAAAAAGAATTTATTCGATGGTTTTTAAATCACTACCAATTAAAACGAAGAGAATGTGTTTGGATTTTAAATTATTTAATGAGTCATGACCAACTGATGGAGAAAGTTCATTTTGTAGAAGATGCCCAGTATTGTCCACGCGGGTTAATCATGTCTACTCATTGTGTCGATGATGCTCCGTTTCGTTTTTACAAAGAAAATGTCATGACCACGGATGCTGAAAAATCCTTCCACGATATTCGTTTAAACAAGGATGAAAACATTTATATTCAGTTAAACTTTCGCTCTGCTCGTACATCTCATCAATATGCAGCCGTATTAGAAGAAAATCCGTACGTTCCGAAAAACATCCATATTACAGAAGAAGATCGTATACTAGCGGAACAATTTTTAAAGATGTGCATTAAAGATTTTCAAAAAAACCGGTTATTGAAAGAAATTGATCAAGCATTAGACCAAAAAGATGAGCACCGCTTTCAAGAACTTGTTCAACAATTAAATCGGTTACAACCGAAACGAAGTGAGAAAAATCATTCGTAA
- a CDS encoding DUF1405 domain-containing protein: MNRLVLWALLLINIGGTIYGYVWYGSQLSETPPHFLPFVPDSPTASLFFVIVLIGFLLRTNIPYIEALALLTLFKYGVWAVVMNILTLQVTGYLPWQGYLLIVSHLAMAIQGILYSPFLQVKLRHIIVASIWTLHNDVIDYVFAQYPRYSQLHMYVQEIGYFTFWLSIFSIGLTYFLTVHRYSLVKND; this comes from the coding sequence ATGAACCGGCTCGTCTTATGGGCACTATTATTGATTAATATTGGGGGTACGATATACGGATATGTATGGTACGGCTCTCAATTAAGTGAAACACCGCCTCATTTTTTACCATTTGTTCCTGATAGCCCTACAGCCAGCTTATTTTTTGTCATTGTATTAATAGGTTTTTTGTTGAGAACAAATATCCCTTATATAGAAGCTCTCGCGTTATTAACATTGTTTAAATATGGGGTCTGGGCAGTTGTGATGAACATTCTCACCCTTCAAGTAACAGGATATTTACCATGGCAAGGGTATTTGTTAATAGTGTCACACCTAGCGATGGCTATTCAAGGTATCTTATATTCGCCTTTTTTACAAGTGAAACTGCGCCATATTATTGTCGCAAGTATTTGGACGTTACATAACGATGTGATTGATTATGTGTTCGCTCAATATCCTCGCTACTCCCAATTACATATGTATGTCCAAGAGATTGGATACTTTACGTTTTGGCTAAGCATTTTTTCGATCGGTTTAACTTACTTTTTAACGGTTCATCGTTACAGTTTGGTGAAAAACGATTAA
- a CDS encoding zinc metallopeptidase, translating to MSGFLIYFLLILIVPLWASFRVKRTYNKYSNVPTSSRMTGAEVARKILDDNGLYHIKVVETHGFLSDHYNPLTKTVHLSPANYHGYSVAGAAVAAHEVGHALQDAQGYAFLRFRHALVPVVNISSNFSWILIFIGIIAQLSGFLLLGILMMAAAVLFQVVTLPVEFNASSRAMDQVVSLGIIRNEEERHARKVLNAAALTYVAAAAVALLELLRYVLIFTGMQGDEE from the coding sequence ATGAGCGGATTTCTTATTTATTTCTTGCTCATTCTAATCGTTCCCCTATGGGCGTCATTCCGTGTGAAAAGGACGTACAATAAATATTCCAATGTACCCACTTCATCACGAATGACTGGAGCAGAAGTAGCGAGAAAAATTTTAGATGATAACGGATTATACCATATCAAAGTAGTGGAAACACATGGATTTTTAAGTGACCATTACAACCCACTTACAAAAACGGTACATCTGTCTCCAGCAAACTACCATGGATACTCAGTTGCTGGAGCTGCGGTGGCAGCACACGAAGTTGGACATGCACTTCAAGATGCTCAAGGGTATGCATTTCTACGTTTTCGCCATGCGCTAGTTCCGGTTGTCAATATTAGTTCAAATTTTTCGTGGATTCTCATTTTCATTGGAATTATCGCACAGCTTTCAGGATTTTTGTTACTCGGGATTTTAATGATGGCGGCTGCTGTTCTATTCCAAGTCGTTACACTACCAGTGGAATTTAACGCATCTTCTCGTGCAATGGATCAAGTTGTTTCACTAGGTATTATTCGAAACGAAGAGGAGCGTCATGCTCGGAAGGTATTAAATGCAGCCGCGTTAACTTATGTAGCTGCAGCTGCAGTAGCATTACTTGAATTACTCCGATACGTATTAATCTTTACTGGTATGCAAGGTGATGAAGAATAA
- a CDS encoding tetratricopeptide repeat protein, producing MNTPQQMLQHLQVGDLDNAKKTFQKILKNGSDEEQFQLAEELYHLGFLEETKQLYEQLLTKYPDEGELKVLLAETLVDMDQEDAALEQLEQIPENDPVYPRALVLLADLYQSQGLFEVSEQKLLRAQQLLPNEPVIQFALAELYASQGRHLEAIRHYEQLLETGETEIAGTSIHHRLADTLSAGGAFEEALPYYEKALDERLEINTLFGYAFTAYQAGYYKLAIEKFTELKELDPEYHSLYLYLAKAYEHEELLEKSVKTIEEGLKFNEFNKELLAFGGKIAMKLNNLEKAEHFFRQALVIDPSYLEAALQLNRLLLHQERYEEVIELVEMVEKEGEHDPQLDWDMAVSLQEVEQYEQALKRYQQAYTFFKNHPEFLNDFGQFLLEEGMLKEAYTIYQQLLQQDPTNEEYIMLVERLQEDTRMLE from the coding sequence ATGAATACGCCACAACAAATGTTGCAACATTTACAGGTAGGAGACTTAGACAATGCAAAGAAAACGTTCCAAAAGATTCTTAAAAATGGAAGTGATGAAGAACAATTTCAATTGGCAGAAGAACTATACCATCTTGGCTTTTTAGAAGAGACAAAACAATTATATGAACAATTGCTAACAAAATATCCGGATGAAGGGGAATTAAAAGTCTTATTAGCGGAAACGCTTGTGGACATGGATCAAGAAGATGCCGCTTTAGAACAATTAGAACAAATCCCTGAGAACGATCCAGTATATCCACGTGCCCTCGTCCTTTTAGCGGATTTGTACCAATCGCAAGGGCTTTTTGAAGTAAGTGAACAAAAATTACTCCGAGCACAACAACTTCTTCCGAATGAGCCAGTCATTCAATTTGCTTTAGCCGAATTATATGCCTCCCAAGGGAGACATTTAGAAGCAATCCGACATTACGAACAATTATTAGAAACAGGCGAAACAGAAATTGCTGGAACATCGATTCATCATCGTTTAGCCGATACGTTAAGTGCAGGTGGAGCGTTTGAAGAAGCTCTTCCATACTATGAAAAAGCATTAGATGAACGATTAGAAATTAATACATTATTCGGATATGCTTTTACTGCCTATCAAGCGGGTTATTATAAGCTGGCGATTGAAAAATTTACCGAATTAAAAGAATTAGACCCTGAATATCATTCGTTGTACCTTTACTTAGCAAAGGCATACGAACACGAAGAACTACTTGAAAAAAGTGTGAAAACCATCGAAGAAGGGTTAAAATTTAATGAATTTAACAAAGAATTGCTTGCGTTTGGTGGAAAAATAGCGATGAAACTAAACAATTTAGAAAAAGCAGAACACTTTTTTCGACAAGCGTTAGTAATTGACCCATCTTATTTGGAAGCTGCCCTTCAATTAAATCGTTTATTACTTCATCAAGAGCGTTACGAAGAGGTCATTGAGCTAGTGGAAATGGTTGAAAAAGAAGGTGAGCACGACCCTCAATTGGATTGGGACATGGCGGTATCTCTCCAAGAGGTAGAACAGTATGAGCAGGCATTAAAACGTTACCAACAAGCATATACTTTCTTTAAGAATCATCCAGAATTTTTAAACGATTTTGGACAATTCCTGCTTGAAGAAGGAATGTTAAAAGAAGCTTATACTATTTATCAGCAATTATTACAACAAGACCCTACGAATGAAGAATATATCATGCTTGTCGAACGCCTTCAGGAAGATACCCGTATGTTAGAATGA
- the qcrB gene encoding menaquinol-cytochrome c reductase cytochrome b subunit, giving the protein MLNKLYDWVDERLDITPLWRDIADHEVPEHVNPAHHFSAFVYCFGGLTFFVTVIQILSGMFLTMYYVPDIENAWKSVYYLQNEVAFGQIVRGMHHWGASLVIVMMFLHTLRVFFQGAYKKPRELNWIVGVLIFFVMLGLGFTGYLLPWDMKALFATKVGLEIAGAVPFIGDEIKTLLAGHPEIVGAQTLARFFAIHVFFLPAALLGLMGAHFLMIRKQGISGPL; this is encoded by the coding sequence TTGTTAAACAAACTGTATGATTGGGTTGACGAGCGTTTAGATATTACGCCTTTATGGCGCGATATTGCCGATCACGAAGTGCCTGAGCACGTAAACCCAGCGCACCATTTTTCGGCGTTTGTTTACTGCTTTGGTGGATTAACGTTTTTTGTAACGGTTATCCAAATCTTGTCTGGTATGTTTTTAACTATGTATTATGTACCAGATATTGAAAACGCTTGGAAATCTGTTTATTACCTACAGAACGAAGTAGCTTTTGGACAAATCGTTCGTGGAATGCACCACTGGGGTGCGAGTCTCGTTATCGTAATGATGTTTTTACATACGTTACGTGTATTTTTCCAAGGTGCGTACAAAAAGCCACGTGAACTAAACTGGATTGTTGGGGTTCTTATTTTCTTTGTTATGTTAGGTTTAGGTTTCACAGGATACTTATTACCTTGGGATATGAAAGCGCTATTCGCAACGAAAGTTGGTCTTGAAATTGCTGGCGCTGTTCCATTTATCGGCGATGAAATTAAGACATTATTAGCAGGTCACCCAGAAATCGTTGGTGCCCAAACATTAGCACGTTTCTTTGCGATTCACGTCTTTTTCTTACCAGCAGCTTTATTAGGCTTAATGGGTGCCCACTTCTTAATGATTCGTAAACAAGGAATTTCAGGTCCACTGTAA